Proteins encoded together in one Quercus lobata isolate SW786 chromosome 3, ValleyOak3.0 Primary Assembly, whole genome shotgun sequence window:
- the LOC115980840 gene encoding uncharacterized protein LOC115980840: protein MDELRNAIKGKTDQSLERIVRKTDSPFTIVVQECPVPSKFCLPQLEPFDGLKDPLDHLNTFRMTLGLQQLPDEILCRSFPTTLKGAAREWFNKLPTSSIDNFEQLSSSFVRHFVGGQRPKRTANHLLTIRQGEKEPLRSYVTRFTRGMLEIDEIDDKVHLTTFKAGLKSRDFVASLAKNPPKTMAEALLKAQKYMNAEEALAAIDGADKSREKKKEKEDDRRGLKRDRADRRNDDGNRRREDKNPRPSKFTPLVMPVDQILTEIRDEPSLKWPKPLHSALGLRDKRKYCRFHKDHGHYTEDCRDLKEQIEELIRNGKLQQCKKGGFRQVNSVHSVPPSKQRRTSEDLHFSEEDARCVKQPYDDPLVIMIMIEGFNTRRVLVDSGSSADIIYLPAFQQLKLDPKRLCPFESPLVSFSGDKVYPRGIVALTVTVGSYPLQVTNQHNCLIVDSPSSYNVLIGRPMLNRWKAAISTYCLKVKFPTEHGVGEIKGDQVLARECYHAVLASKENHTWTIEEKTPKIMEKLETVELA, encoded by the exons atggacgaactaagAAACGCCATCAAAGGAAAGACGGACCAAAGCTTGGAGAGAATCGTCCGGAAGACGGATTCACCCTTTACCATAGTCGTCCAGGAGTGCCCCGTACCCTCCAAGTTTTGTCTACCCCAGCTGGAACCTTTCGACGGGTTGAAAGACCCCTTGGATCACCTAAACACCTTCAGGATGACCCTAGGCCTCCAACAACTACCTGACGAGATCCTGTGTCGCTCATTCCCTACGACCCTCAAAGGAGCAGCCAGGGAATGGTTCAACAAGTTGCCAACATCGTCCATTGACAATTTCGAGCAGTTGAGCAGTTCCTTTGTCCGTCATTTCGTAGGCGGGCAACGACCAAAGAGAACTGCCAATCACCTGCTTACCATCAGACAAGGAGAGAAGGAACCGCTGAGGTCTTATGTGACACGTTTCACCCGAGGAATGCTGGAAATAGATGAGATAGATGACAAGGTACATCTCACGACCTTCAAAGCAGGATTGAAGTCCAGGGATTTTGTGGCATCCTTGGCAAAGAACCCCCCTAAGACGATGGCTGAGGCACTGTTGAAAGctcagaagtacatgaacgcggaaGAAGCCCTGGCAGCTATTGACGGAGCAGATAAGAgtagggaaaagaagaaagaaaaggaggatgATCGAAGAGGGCTAAAACGAGATCGGGCTGACAGACGGAATGACGATGGAAATCGAAGAAGGGAGGACAAAAACCCTCGTCCATCAAAATTCACCCCGCTGGTGATGCCAGTCGATCAAATTTTAACAGAAATAAGGGATGAACCGTCCCTAAAGTGGCCGAAACCACTCCATTCAGCACTTGGATTGCGCGATAAGAGGAAATACTGCCGTTTCCACAAAGATCACGGGCATTATACAGAGGACTGCAGGGATCTAAAAGAACAAATTGAGGAGCTCATCCGTAATGGGAAGCTACAACAGTGTAAAAAGGGGGGATTTCGGCAG GTAAACAGCGTCCACAGTGTACCTCCATCAAAGCAAAGACGCACCAGTGAGGACTTGCATTTCTCTGAGGAAGATGCCAGATGTGTGAAGCAACCCTATGATGACCCACTCGTTATTATGATCATGATCGAGGGGTTCAACACGCGAAGAGTCTTGGTCGACAGCGGAAGTTCAGCAGACATAATCTATCTTCCTGCTTTCCAACAACTGAAGCTGGACCCAAAAAGGCTCTGTCCTTTTGAGTCTCCCCTCGTCAGTTTCAGCGGAGACAAAGTATACCCCAGAGGAATCGTGGCTTTGACAGTAACGGTCGGGTCATACCCCCTTCAGGTAACCAATCAGCACAATTGTTTGATAGTAGACTCACCCTCGTCCTACAATGTGCTCATAGGGAGACCAATGCTTAATCGCTGGAAGGCTGCTATCTCCACCTACTGCTTAAAGGTGAAGTTCCCAACAGAACATGGTGTCGGGGAGATTAAAGGAGATCAAGTACTGGCAAGAGAATGCTACCATGCCGTCTTGGCCTCAAAAGAAAACCACACGTGGACGATTGAAGAGAAGACACCAAAGATTATGGAGAAACTTGAAACGGTAGAGCTGGCCTAA
- the LOC115981661 gene encoding geranyl diphosphate phosphohydrolase-like, with product MENGAGAVPRVGVCVFLVKGKAVLLGRRRSSIGHSTFALPGGHLEFGESFEECGSRELKEETGLDIAQVELLTVTNNLFLEEPKPSHYVTVFMRAVLEDPQQVPQNLEPHKCDGWDWYDWDNLPKPLFWPLEKMVQDGFDPFPIG from the exons ATGGAGAATGGGGCAGGGGCAGTGCCCAGAGTGGGAGTATGCGTATTTTTGGTAAAGGGGAAAGCAGTCCTGTTGGGGCGTCGTCGATCCTCCATTGGTCACTCCACTTTTGCTCTCCCTGGCGGCCATCTTGAgtttg GGGAGAGTTTTGAGGAATGTGGTAGTAGAGAGTTGAAGGAGGAAACGGGATTGGACATAGCTCAAGTAGAGCTATTAACTGTCACAAACAACCTCTTCCTAGAGGAGCCAAAACCATCCCATTATGTTACTGTCTTCATGCGTGCTGTCTTGGAAGATCCTCAGCAAGTTCCCCAAAATCTTGAGCCACACAAGTGTGATGGATGGGATTGGTATGACTGGGATAACCTTCCTAAACCGCTCTTTTGGCCATTAGAGAAAATGGTGCAAGATGGCTTTGATCCCTTCCCAATTGGTTAG